Within the Candidatus Izemoplasma sp. genome, the region ATATCTGCAAACCGCTTTTCCCAATCACTTTCATGATGCTTACCATCTTCTATGATTTTAAATGTGAAAGCATCTTTAGTGAGTTTCGCTTGTAATGTATCTCTCAATGCTTTATTGTTTGATAAATAGGTTTTCTGAATGTCAATGTTCTTATGTTCGTTTGTTCCCACATCTATATACAGTTTTTTTAATATTGTAAATACTTTTCCTTTAAGGCGTTGGTCCATTGGATTTTTAAACCCTTCGAATAAGTAGGCGTTACTTAAACAGGCATAGCGGCTAAAAAAGTGTTCATATTCTAACGCCGCATACAGTGTATTCACCGCTCCAAAACTTGAGCCCATCAATGCGGTATGTTTTGGGCTTTTTAATGTGCGGAACCGCTTGTCAATATAGGGTTTCACTTGTCTAGTAATAAAATCTAAATACGCATCTGCTTTTCCGCCAGCTTTTTCGTGATCAAAATATTCAAAGCGATACGGGATTAACTCATCACTCCGGTCATCTTTATCGGATTCAATCCCCACGACGATCATTTTGGGTAAGTCATCATGTATTTGAAACTGTTCAATAATACGCCATGATTGTCCATAAGGGGCAACTGCATCATCGAATAGATTTTGGCCGTCATGCATATAAAGAACGGGATAAAATGTTTCTGTTTGTGTGTAATCTTCTGGCAAATAAATAAACAACCGTTTGTCTTTATCTAAATTCTCAGAATGCATTGTTACAACACGGTATTCTTTCATAGTTCGCTCCTATCGTTGTTTGATATATACATATGATGCGTAAGGTGCTAAACGCATCTCATGTGCTAATGGTACGATATCATAATTGGCTAATAATAAGGTATATCCCTCTAACTCAATATCTAAATGAACTGTGGTTGCTTGTTCTTTAAAATTAGCAACCACAAGTACGTCATGCGTCTTTGTTACAGTATGGTACATATACGCGTCTTCATGATCGATGTCAAGAAACGTGATTGTACCATGGGCAATATCGAAGGTTTTACGATAACTAAAGACCTCTTTATAAGTATGCCAAATCGAGTCTTCTGTTTCTTGTTCTCGCTGTAAATTAATGACTGGATAGTTCTTGACTATAGGCATCCACGGTGTCGTTTGGCTAAAGCCTGCGTTCACTGAATCATCCCAATGGAATGGGGAACGCGCATTATCTCTCGCTCTCTCTCTTAATGCCTGCATCGCTTCTTCATGACTTGCGCCAAAATCCATAAAGTTCTCATATTCTGTATAGACTTCGACATCTCTAAACATTTCAAGCGCATCATAATCAACATTTGTCATACCAATTTCTTCCCCTTGATAGACAATCGCTGTCCCTGGCATAAAGTACAACGTATGACATAACAT harbors:
- a CDS encoding alpha/beta hydrolase-fold protein — protein: MKEYRVVTMHSENLDKDKRLFIYLPEDYTQTETFYPVLYMHDGQNLFDDAVAPYGQSWRIIEQFQIHDDLPKMIVVGIESDKDDRSDELIPYRFEYFDHEKAGGKADAYLDFITRQVKPYIDKRFRTLKSPKHTALMGSSFGAVNTLYAALEYEHFFSRYACLSNAYLFEGFKNPMDQRLKGKVFTILKKLYIDVGTNEHKNIDIQKTYLSNNKALRDTLQAKLTKDAFTFKIIEDGKHHESDWEKRFADIIRVLFQEV